One segment of Niveibacterium microcysteis DNA contains the following:
- the nuoH gene encoding NADH-quinone oxidoreductase subunit NuoH, whose protein sequence is MEALLQPVAALFGPLWPVVWTLVKIVAIVLPLILSVAYLTFAERKVIGYMQVRIGPNRVGPKGWLQPIADALKLMFKEIIVPSSASKALFVIGPMMVMAPALAAWAVVPFAPNLVLANIDAGMLYLMSITSVGVYGVIIAGWASNSKYAFLGGIRATAQMVSYELAMGFSLVGVLMVAGSLNLSEIVIGQSKGVFASHGLGFLSWNWLPLLPLFVVYLISGIAETNRAPFDVVEGESEIVAGHMVEYSGMAFALFFLAEYANMILVSALTSVFFLGGWLSPVGFIPDGFPWLVLKIGFVLFLFLWFRATFPRFRYDQIMRLGWKVFIPLTLAWILVVGIWMMSPWSIWR, encoded by the coding sequence ATGGAAGCGCTGCTGCAACCCGTTGCCGCACTTTTTGGGCCGCTTTGGCCGGTCGTTTGGACTTTGGTCAAGATCGTGGCGATCGTTCTGCCATTGATCCTCAGTGTCGCCTATCTGACGTTTGCTGAGCGGAAGGTGATTGGCTACATGCAGGTTCGGATCGGGCCGAACCGGGTGGGGCCAAAAGGTTGGCTACAGCCAATTGCCGACGCGTTGAAGCTGATGTTTAAGGAAATCATCGTTCCGAGCAGCGCGAGTAAGGCGCTGTTTGTGATCGGTCCGATGATGGTTATGGCGCCGGCCCTTGCTGCGTGGGCTGTGGTGCCTTTTGCGCCGAATCTGGTTTTGGCCAACATCGACGCGGGAATGCTCTACCTGATGTCCATCACGTCGGTTGGGGTGTACGGGGTGATCATCGCCGGCTGGGCGTCCAATTCGAAATACGCGTTCCTCGGAGGGATACGCGCAACCGCTCAGATGGTTTCCTATGAACTCGCAATGGGATTCTCCTTGGTCGGGGTTCTCATGGTGGCTGGTTCGCTCAACCTGTCCGAGATCGTGATCGGTCAGAGCAAAGGTGTTTTTGCCAGTCATGGCTTGGGCTTCCTCAGCTGGAACTGGTTGCCGTTGCTTCCTCTCTTCGTGGTCTATCTGATTTCGGGTATCGCGGAGACGAATCGCGCACCATTCGACGTCGTCGAGGGTGAGTCGGAAATTGTCGCTGGCCATATGGTCGAGTATTCGGGCATGGCATTCGCGCTGTTCTTCCTGGCTGAATACGCGAACATGATTTTGGTGTCGGCTTTGACGTCGGTCTTCTTCCTGGGTGGGTGGTTGTCGCCGGTCGGGTTCATCCCGGATGGTTTCCCGTGGCTGGTGTTGAAGATCGGTTTTGTCCTTTTCCTGTTCCTCTGGTTTCGGGCCACATTTCCACGGTTCCGCTATGACCAGATCATGCGTCTGGGCTGGAAGGTTTTCATTCCGCTTACGCTCGCATGGATCCTTGTTGTCGGGATCTGGATGATGTCGCCTTGGTCGATCTGGAGGTAA
- the nuoL gene encoding NADH-quinone oxidoreductase subunit L: protein MTDMQKLYLLVPLAPLVGAVLAGLFGRAIGRTASHVVTILGVAVAFVASLLIFQDVQAGNVFDGALYTWATAGDLRFEVGFLIDKLTVMMMLVVTFVSLMVHVYTIGYMHDDPGYQRFFSYISLFTFSMLMLVMSNNFVQLFFGWEAVGLVSYLLIGFWYTKPTAIYANLKAFLVNRVGDFGFLLGIGLIAAYTGSLNYAEVFAKIPALAPQTVELLPGSSWLLMSVICICLFIGAMGKSAQVPLHVWLPDSMEGPTPISALIHAATMVTAGIFMVTRMSPLFEVSESARAFVLVIGATTALFMGFLGIIQNDIKRVVAYSTLSQLGYMTVALGVSAYSAAVFHLMTHAFFKALLFLAAGSVIIGMHHDQDIRNMGGLWKRMPITWVTSLVGSLALIGFPFFAGFFSKDAIIEAVALSHIPGAGYAYFCVIAGVFVTAFYSFRMYFLVFHGKERFGGSHDSHGSDDAHHDDDHGHHGPLEPHESPWVVWVPLVLLAIPSVVIGFVAIEPMLFKGWFGSAVVVNEANDVLGHLAEEFHGASAMAQHGFMSLPFVLAMSGVAMAALFYLFKPEIPAWFAKTFAPVYRLLENKYYFDRFNEIVFAGGARLLGRGLWKGGDQMLIDGVMVNGTASAVGAVARLTRLLQTGHIYQYAFVIIIGVVVLLTFWGSRG, encoded by the coding sequence ATGACGGACATGCAAAAGCTCTACTTACTCGTGCCGTTAGCGCCGCTTGTGGGTGCAGTTTTGGCTGGACTCTTCGGTCGAGCCATTGGTCGGACGGCTTCGCACGTGGTGACGATTCTTGGCGTAGCGGTTGCCTTTGTTGCCTCTCTTTTGATTTTCCAGGACGTTCAGGCTGGCAATGTCTTTGACGGCGCCCTTTACACGTGGGCAACGGCAGGTGATCTTCGGTTCGAAGTGGGTTTCCTGATCGACAAGCTCACGGTCATGATGATGCTGGTCGTGACCTTCGTGTCGCTGATGGTGCACGTCTACACCATTGGCTACATGCACGATGATCCTGGTTATCAGCGCTTCTTTAGCTACATTTCGCTGTTCACGTTCTCGATGCTCATGCTTGTCATGAGCAATAACTTCGTTCAGCTATTCTTCGGTTGGGAGGCGGTCGGTCTCGTCTCGTATCTGTTGATCGGCTTTTGGTACACGAAGCCGACCGCCATTTATGCCAATTTGAAGGCGTTCTTGGTCAATCGCGTCGGCGACTTCGGCTTTTTGCTTGGTATCGGTTTAATCGCCGCCTATACGGGCTCGCTGAATTACGCAGAAGTGTTTGCAAAGATTCCGGCGTTGGCTCCGCAGACCGTCGAGCTTTTGCCCGGCAGCTCCTGGCTGTTGATGTCGGTGATTTGTATCTGTCTATTCATCGGTGCGATGGGTAAATCCGCACAGGTGCCGCTGCACGTTTGGCTGCCCGACTCGATGGAGGGCCCGACCCCAATTTCGGCGCTTATCCACGCGGCGACGATGGTGACCGCGGGCATTTTCATGGTTACGCGCATGTCGCCACTCTTCGAAGTGTCGGAGAGTGCCCGCGCCTTCGTACTGGTTATCGGTGCAACCACGGCCCTGTTCATGGGGTTCCTCGGCATCATCCAGAACGATATCAAGCGTGTCGTTGCATACTCGACCTTGTCGCAGTTGGGATACATGACGGTTGCTCTCGGCGTGTCGGCGTATTCCGCTGCAGTGTTTCACCTGATGACGCACGCGTTCTTCAAGGCATTGCTCTTCCTTGCTGCAGGCTCCGTAATCATTGGCATGCATCACGATCAAGACATCCGCAACATGGGCGGTCTTTGGAAGCGGATGCCGATCACTTGGGTTACTTCGCTTGTGGGTTCGTTGGCGCTGATTGGTTTCCCGTTCTTTGCGGGGTTCTTCTCGAAAGACGCCATTATTGAGGCGGTGGCACTCAGCCATATTCCTGGCGCGGGTTACGCATATTTCTGCGTGATTGCTGGCGTCTTCGTGACGGCGTTCTACTCATTCCGGATGTATTTCCTCGTTTTCCATGGCAAGGAGCGCTTCGGCGGCTCTCACGATTCGCATGGATCCGACGATGCGCATCATGACGATGATCACGGCCACCATGGTCCGCTTGAGCCTCACGAGTCGCCTTGGGTCGTTTGGGTGCCGCTCGTTCTGCTTGCAATTCCGTCGGTGGTGATCGGTTTTGTGGCCATTGAACCGATGCTCTTCAAGGGCTGGTTCGGTTCCGCGGTTGTGGTTAACGAGGCAAATGACGTGCTCGGTCACTTGGCTGAAGAGTTCCACGGTGCCTCGGCGATGGCTCAGCACGGTTTCATGTCTTTGCCCTTCGTGCTAGCGATGTCTGGCGTTGCGATGGCTGCTCTGTTCTATCTCTTCAAGCCGGAGATTCCAGCATGGTTCGCGAAGACCTTCGCGCCCGTCTATCGCCTGCTCGAGAACAAGTATTACTTTGATCGCTTTAACGAGATAGTTTTTGCCGGCGGTGCTCGTCTCCTCGGACGTGGGCTCTGGAAGGGCGGAGATCAGATGCTTATCGATGGCGTCATGGTCAATGGAACTGCGAGCGCCGTTGGTGCTGTCGCTCGGCTGACCAGGCTGTTGCAGACGGGACACATTTACCAGTACGCGTTTGTAATCATCATCGGCGTCGTCGTGCTTCTGACTTTCTGGGGTAGCCGCGGCTGA
- the nuoE gene encoding NADH-quinone oxidoreductase subunit NuoE, with the protein MLNSESLGKIDQEVAKYPADQKQSAVIAALRIAQQEKGWLAAETIEYVAAYLCMPAMAAYEVASFYNMYDLQPVGKHKLTVCTNLPCALSGGADAGEYLKHKLGIEFNQTTPDGQFTLKEGECMGACGDAPVLLVNNHRMCCRMTETQMDQLISELRK; encoded by the coding sequence ATGTTGAACTCGGAATCATTAGGCAAGATCGACCAAGAAGTCGCCAAGTATCCCGCGGACCAGAAACAGTCGGCGGTAATCGCTGCGTTGCGCATCGCCCAGCAGGAAAAAGGCTGGCTCGCCGCTGAAACGATCGAGTACGTGGCCGCCTATCTTTGCATGCCAGCGATGGCCGCGTACGAAGTTGCCAGTTTCTACAACATGTATGACCTTCAGCCGGTCGGCAAGCACAAACTGACGGTCTGCACCAATTTGCCGTGTGCGCTTTCTGGTGGCGCCGATGCGGGTGAGTATCTCAAGCACAAGCTTGGGATCGAATTCAATCAGACGACGCCGGATGGCCAGTTCACCCTGAAAGAGGGTGAATGCATGGGGGCTTGTGGCGACGCGCCCGTTTTGCTTGTGAATAACCATCGGATGTGCTGCCGTATGACCGAGACGCAGATGGATCAACTCATCAGCGAGCTACGCAAATGA
- the nuoK gene encoding NADH-quinone oxidoreductase subunit NuoK, whose protein sequence is MLSLSHVLTLSAVLFAISVVGIFLNRKNLIILLMSIELMLLAVNMNFIAFSSFLGDRSGQLFVFFILTVAAAEAAIGLAILVAMFRNMRTIHVDDLDSLKG, encoded by the coding sequence ATGCTCTCGCTGTCCCATGTCCTTACGCTAAGCGCGGTCCTGTTTGCGATCAGCGTTGTCGGGATTTTTCTTAATCGGAAGAATCTGATCATTTTGCTGATGTCGATCGAATTGATGCTGCTCGCTGTGAATATGAACTTCATCGCGTTCTCGTCGTTCCTTGGCGACCGTTCGGGCCAGCTATTCGTATTCTTCATCCTGACGGTTGCTGCTGCCGAGGCGGCGATCGGTCTGGCTATTCTGGTGGCGATGTTCCGTAACATGCGCACGATTCATGTCGACGACCTCGACAGTCTGAAGGGTTGA
- the nuoF gene encoding NADH-quinone oxidoreductase subunit NuoF produces MSEKAFLLAGLDGDNTWSLSHYLKRGGYAALKKIISDGITPDVVIAEVKKSALRGRGGAGFPTGLKWSFMPRQFPGAKYVCCNSDEGEPGTFKDRDLLRYNPHMVIEGMIIAGFAMGCERGYNYIHGEIFEIYERFEAALAEAREAGFLGKNILGSSFSFDLFAHHGYGAYICGEETALLESIEGKKGQPRFKPPFPASFGLYGKPTTINNTETFASIPYIINNGGEAFLALGKPNNGGTKLFSVSGHVNRPGNYEVPLGTPFPELLEMAGGMRGGRRLKAVIPGGSSAPVLPASIMMDSTMDYDCIAKAGSMLGSGAVIVMDESTCMVKALERLSYFYHEESCGQCTPCREGTGWLYRVIHRIEHGQGRQEDIDLLDSVSDNIMGRTICALGDAAAMPVKSFIKHFRSEFQYHVDNKRCLVPVEVQREGSKIYVG; encoded by the coding sequence ATGAGTGAAAAGGCGTTTCTCCTCGCCGGTCTCGATGGCGACAACACTTGGAGCCTTTCGCACTATCTCAAGCGCGGGGGCTATGCAGCATTAAAAAAGATCATCAGCGATGGCATCACTCCAGATGTGGTCATCGCTGAGGTCAAGAAGTCCGCGCTTCGGGGGCGTGGCGGAGCCGGTTTCCCGACGGGGCTGAAGTGGAGTTTCATGCCGCGCCAGTTTCCTGGTGCGAAGTATGTTTGCTGCAATTCGGACGAAGGCGAACCTGGTACGTTCAAAGACCGCGATCTTCTACGCTATAACCCGCATATGGTCATCGAGGGCATGATCATTGCCGGGTTCGCGATGGGCTGCGAACGCGGATATAACTACATCCACGGTGAGATATTCGAGATCTACGAGCGTTTCGAGGCGGCTCTTGCCGAAGCTCGTGAGGCCGGATTCCTCGGCAAGAATATTCTTGGATCGTCGTTTTCTTTTGACTTGTTTGCGCATCATGGATACGGCGCGTACATCTGCGGAGAAGAGACCGCATTGCTTGAGTCAATCGAAGGCAAGAAAGGACAGCCGCGATTCAAGCCGCCGTTTCCTGCAAGCTTCGGGCTCTATGGCAAGCCGACGACGATTAACAACACCGAGACCTTTGCGTCGATTCCGTACATCATTAATAACGGCGGCGAGGCGTTCCTGGCATTGGGGAAGCCAAACAACGGTGGGACCAAGTTGTTTTCGGTTTCCGGACATGTAAATCGTCCTGGCAACTATGAAGTTCCGCTCGGTACCCCATTCCCGGAATTGTTGGAGATGGCGGGGGGTATGCGCGGCGGTCGTAGGCTTAAGGCTGTGATTCCCGGTGGCTCGTCAGCACCGGTGCTGCCGGCATCCATCATGATGGACTCGACGATGGATTACGACTGTATTGCGAAAGCGGGCTCCATGCTTGGATCCGGCGCGGTTATCGTGATGGACGAAAGCACCTGCATGGTCAAGGCGCTGGAGCGCTTGTCGTACTTCTATCACGAAGAGTCGTGTGGCCAATGCACGCCGTGCCGGGAAGGAACCGGATGGCTTTACCGCGTCATTCATCGAATTGAACACGGTCAAGGTCGGCAAGAAGATATCGATTTGCTCGACAGCGTTTCCGACAACATCATGGGTCGGACTATTTGCGCGCTAGGTGATGCGGCTGCTATGCCGGTCAAGAGTTTCATCAAGCATTTCCGTAGCGAGTTCCAGTATCACGTTGACAACAAGCGCTGTCTGGTGCCTGTTGAGGTTCAGCGTGAAGGCAGCAAGATCTACGTAGGCTGA
- the nuoI gene encoding NADH-quinone oxidoreductase subunit NuoI: MGAVKELFVSLLLKELVKGLSVTGRHFFLRKITIQYPEERTPQSARFRGLHALRRYPNGEERCIACKLCEAVCPAMAITIESDQRDDGTRRTTRYDIDLTKCIFCGFCEEACPVDAIVETRVFDYHGEKRGDLYYTKQMLLAVGDRYESQIAKDRAEEAKYR; this comes from the coding sequence ATGGGCGCCGTTAAGGAATTGTTTGTCAGCCTGCTCTTGAAAGAGTTGGTGAAGGGCCTGTCCGTCACCGGACGCCACTTCTTTCTTCGGAAAATCACGATCCAGTATCCGGAAGAGCGTACGCCTCAGAGCGCGCGCTTCCGTGGCCTACACGCCTTGCGGCGCTATCCGAACGGGGAGGAGCGGTGCATCGCCTGTAAGCTTTGCGAGGCGGTTTGCCCGGCTATGGCGATCACCATCGAGTCGGACCAACGGGACGACGGTACGCGTCGGACGACACGTTACGATATCGATTTGACCAAATGTATCTTCTGCGGATTTTGCGAAGAAGCGTGCCCGGTCGATGCGATTGTGGAGACTCGTGTGTTCGACTATCACGGCGAGAAGCGCGGCGATCTCTACTACACGAAGCAGATGCTGCTTGCTGTCGGCGATCGTTATGAGTCGCAGATTGCCAAGGATCGCGCAGAGGAGGCCAAGTACCGTTAA
- a CDS encoding NADH-quinone oxidoreductase subunit C, giving the protein MSAKLEKLQEALHAVLGPRIQTIVCDRGEVTIEVSAKDYLAVAFALRDDPSLGFEQLIDLCGVDYSTHSTRSSSVARFAGVSHLLSVRNNWRLRLRVFAESAEFPVVASVVGVWPSANWFEREAFDLFGLMFEGHPDLRRILTDYGFVGHPFRKDFPISGFVEMRYDAEQGRVVYQPVTIEPREVTPRIVREETYGQVGHG; this is encoded by the coding sequence ATGAGTGCAAAGCTCGAAAAACTGCAAGAGGCGCTACATGCTGTCCTCGGTCCGCGGATCCAGACAATCGTCTGCGATCGCGGAGAGGTCACCATTGAGGTTTCCGCGAAGGACTACCTTGCTGTGGCGTTTGCGTTGAGAGATGACCCAAGTCTTGGGTTTGAACAGCTGATCGATTTGTGCGGCGTTGATTACTCAACGCACTCGACGCGTTCGTCGTCTGTGGCACGGTTTGCCGGCGTCTCTCATTTGCTGTCGGTGCGGAATAACTGGCGTTTGCGTCTGCGGGTGTTTGCGGAATCTGCCGAATTCCCAGTGGTAGCGTCAGTAGTTGGCGTTTGGCCAAGTGCGAACTGGTTTGAGCGTGAAGCGTTCGATCTGTTTGGCCTGATGTTTGAGGGGCATCCTGATCTGCGTCGAATCCTGACTGACTACGGTTTCGTCGGACATCCATTCCGCAAGGATTTCCCGATTTCTGGCTTTGTCGAAATGCGCTACGACGCGGAACAGGGGCGAGTGGTCTATCAACCCGTCACTATTGAACCGCGTGAAGTAACGCCACGAATCGTTCGCGAAGAAACCTACGGGCAGGTTGGGCATGGCTGA
- the nuoG gene encoding NADH-quinone oxidoreductase subunit NuoG: MLEIEIDGKKVEVADGSTVMDAANKVGTYIPHFCYHKKLSIAANCRMCLVDVEKAPKPLPACATPVTNGMKVTTHSDKAVKAQKGVMEFLLINHPLDCPICDQGGECQLQDLAVGYGGNTSRYQEEKRVVVNKNLGPLISTDMTRCIHCTRCVRFGQEIAGIMELGVANRGERSEIMAFVDRTVDSELSGNSIDLCPVGALTSKPFRFSARTWEMSRRRSVSPHDSLGANLVVQVKHDRVMRVLPLENEAINECWLSDKDRFSYEGLNAEDRLTKPMVKQGGKWIEISWQDALNYATKAIQGVVAEHGAAAFGAFVSPHSTLEEMFLTQRLVRAMGSEKVDFRLRQSDFSADGVRSGAPWLGMPMRDVSQLDRVLVIGSALRKDHPLLTQRLRQAAKRGAEVSVIASAIDDPLFKLAHAAIVAPDAMVGALANVAAAIARKKGTTLGESVMAKVDSSLPFDAVAIAKSLCGGERAALFLGNAVVQHPAFGAIWAIGVEIERLCGAKLGFLGEATNTVGGYQTGSLSTKHNVGTMLADPLKAVVLVGVEPALDFANGALATAALSGAETVIALTAFRSAVEDVADLMLPLAPFSETSGTFVNCEGAVQSFNAAVKPLGETRPGWKVLRVLGGALGLDGFEYESSEAVRDDALRMAPPLTNELVGTPDVNVSSASGLQRVSDVPIYSADVLVRRAPSLQRTRDAAAPVARMSAATLAKLGVADGSSVKVSSRSGAIVISAKRDDAVADDCVRVAAARPETVALGAMFGELTVERA; encoded by the coding sequence ATGCTAGAGATCGAAATCGACGGCAAAAAGGTTGAAGTGGCTGACGGCAGCACCGTAATGGATGCTGCCAATAAAGTTGGTACTTACATCCCGCATTTTTGTTATCACAAGAAACTGTCGATTGCGGCGAATTGCCGCATGTGTCTGGTTGACGTTGAAAAGGCGCCAAAGCCTCTTCCCGCCTGCGCGACGCCAGTAACGAACGGCATGAAAGTCACGACCCATTCTGATAAGGCCGTCAAGGCTCAGAAGGGCGTGATGGAGTTTCTGTTGATCAATCACCCGCTGGATTGTCCGATCTGCGATCAAGGCGGCGAATGTCAGCTTCAGGATCTCGCTGTCGGCTATGGCGGTAACACTTCCCGATATCAAGAAGAGAAGCGTGTCGTCGTAAACAAGAATCTAGGGCCGCTGATTTCGACTGACATGACACGCTGCATTCACTGCACGCGTTGTGTGCGTTTCGGTCAAGAGATTGCCGGGATCATGGAACTTGGTGTTGCCAATCGTGGCGAACGCTCTGAGATCATGGCGTTTGTCGATCGCACCGTTGACTCAGAATTGTCCGGCAACTCGATCGACCTTTGCCCCGTGGGCGCATTGACCTCCAAGCCGTTCCGCTTTTCCGCGAGAACGTGGGAGATGTCGCGTCGTCGTTCGGTGAGTCCGCACGATTCGCTAGGCGCGAATCTCGTTGTGCAAGTGAAGCACGACCGTGTGATGCGGGTTCTCCCGCTCGAAAACGAAGCCATCAACGAATGCTGGCTGTCAGACAAAGACCGCTTTTCGTACGAGGGCCTGAACGCTGAAGACCGCTTGACGAAGCCCATGGTTAAGCAGGGCGGGAAGTGGATCGAGATTTCATGGCAAGACGCGCTGAACTACGCCACCAAAGCCATCCAGGGCGTTGTCGCCGAGCATGGCGCGGCGGCATTTGGCGCGTTTGTTTCGCCTCACTCGACGCTTGAGGAAATGTTCCTGACCCAACGACTTGTTCGTGCGATGGGTTCGGAGAAGGTGGATTTCCGCCTTCGGCAGTCGGATTTTTCGGCGGATGGCGTTCGGAGCGGAGCGCCATGGCTCGGCATGCCCATGCGGGATGTTTCGCAACTGGACCGCGTGCTGGTGATTGGTAGCGCGCTTCGCAAGGATCATCCGCTGCTTACCCAACGTTTGCGGCAGGCGGCAAAGCGCGGAGCCGAGGTATCGGTTATTGCATCGGCGATCGATGACCCACTGTTCAAACTCGCGCATGCGGCGATCGTCGCTCCAGACGCGATGGTCGGCGCATTGGCAAATGTTGCCGCCGCTATCGCACGTAAGAAGGGCACGACGCTTGGCGAGTCGGTCATGGCCAAGGTTGATTCGAGCCTGCCGTTTGATGCGGTTGCCATCGCAAAAAGCTTGTGCGGTGGAGAGCGGGCGGCACTCTTCCTCGGCAATGCGGTTGTCCAGCATCCCGCGTTCGGCGCCATCTGGGCGATCGGTGTTGAAATCGAAAGACTATGTGGTGCCAAGTTGGGATTCCTCGGTGAGGCAACGAATACCGTCGGCGGTTATCAGACTGGCTCGTTGAGCACCAAGCACAATGTTGGAACGATGCTTGCAGATCCGCTCAAGGCTGTAGTCTTGGTCGGGGTCGAGCCGGCGCTCGATTTTGCGAACGGCGCGCTCGCTACTGCTGCGCTTAGTGGTGCTGAGACGGTGATTGCCCTCACGGCGTTCCGATCCGCAGTTGAGGATGTGGCAGATCTCATGTTGCCGCTTGCGCCATTCTCGGAAACCTCCGGCACCTTTGTGAACTGCGAGGGCGCGGTCCAGAGCTTCAACGCCGCGGTCAAACCTCTTGGTGAGACTCGACCGGGCTGGAAGGTTCTGCGTGTTTTGGGTGGAGCGCTGGGTCTTGACGGTTTTGAGTACGAGAGCTCTGAGGCTGTTCGCGATGACGCTTTGCGTATGGCGCCACCTTTGACAAATGAATTGGTTGGAACTCCGGATGTAAACGTTTCATCAGCGTCTGGGTTGCAACGTGTGTCGGATGTTCCGATCTATTCCGCTGACGTGCTTGTTCGGCGCGCACCTTCATTGCAGCGCACACGTGATGCTGCAGCGCCTGTCGCCCGGATGTCTGCAGCGACGTTGGCTAAGCTTGGTGTCGCTGACGGTAGTTCGGTAAAAGTGTCGTCTAGGTCTGGCGCGATCGTTATTTCCGCGAAAAGGGATGATGCTGTCGCAGATGACTGTGTGCGTGTCGCAGCGGCTCGCCCCGAAACTGTTGCCTTGGGCGCTATGTTTGGCGAACTCACCGTGGAGCGTGCCTGA
- a CDS encoding NADH-quinone oxidoreductase subunit D, producing the protein MAEIRNYTINFGPQHPAAHGVLRLVLELDGEVVERADPHIGLLHRGTEKLAETRTWIQSVPYMDRLDYVSMMCNEHAYCMSIERLLGLEVPLRAQYIRVMFDEITRILNHLLNIGTHALDIGAMTMVLYTFREREDLMDAYEAVSGARMHAAYYRPGGVYRDLPDQMPKYEVSKYRNSATVAQLNEARQGSLLDFLDDFTRRFPGYVDEYETLLTDNRIWKQRTVGIGVVSPEEALAHGFTGAMLRGSGVEWDLRKKQPYEVYDRVDFDIPVGVNGDCYDRYLVRMEEMRQSNRIIRQCIDWLRKNPGPVICDNHKVAPPSRSAMKENMEELIHHFKLFTEGMHVPEGEAYAAVEHPKGEFGVYAISDGANKPYRVKLRAPGFAHLAAMDAIARGHMIADVVAIIGTMDIVFGEIDR; encoded by the coding sequence ATGGCTGAGATTCGTAATTACACAATCAATTTCGGGCCGCAGCACCCCGCCGCTCACGGCGTTTTGCGTCTGGTTCTCGAGCTGGATGGCGAGGTTGTAGAGCGCGCCGATCCGCATATCGGGTTGCTTCACCGCGGCACCGAGAAGCTCGCTGAGACGCGCACCTGGATCCAGTCTGTTCCGTACATGGATCGGCTGGACTATGTCTCGATGATGTGCAATGAACATGCTTATTGCATGTCCATTGAACGATTGCTCGGCTTGGAAGTGCCGCTTCGCGCTCAATACATCCGAGTGATGTTCGATGAGATTACGCGCATCCTGAATCACCTCCTGAACATCGGCACGCACGCGCTGGATATTGGTGCGATGACGATGGTTCTCTATACATTCCGCGAACGCGAAGATCTGATGGACGCCTACGAGGCGGTATCGGGCGCTCGTATGCACGCGGCGTACTACAGGCCCGGCGGCGTTTATCGTGATTTGCCGGACCAGATGCCCAAATACGAGGTGTCGAAGTACCGCAATTCGGCAACGGTCGCGCAGTTGAACGAAGCCAGACAAGGATCTTTACTCGACTTTCTGGATGACTTCACGCGTCGTTTCCCTGGTTATGTCGACGAGTATGAGACGCTGCTGACGGATAATCGCATCTGGAAGCAACGTACTGTCGGGATCGGCGTGGTGTCGCCGGAAGAAGCGCTGGCTCATGGGTTCACCGGGGCAATGCTGCGTGGGTCGGGCGTCGAATGGGATTTGCGCAAAAAGCAGCCTTACGAGGTTTACGACCGTGTTGATTTCGACATTCCGGTCGGTGTGAATGGCGACTGCTACGATCGCTACCTCGTTCGCATGGAAGAGATGCGGCAGTCCAACCGAATTATTCGGCAATGTATTGACTGGTTGCGCAAGAATCCGGGTCCGGTGATTTGCGATAACCATAAAGTTGCACCTCCCTCTCGTTCGGCCATGAAGGAGAACATGGAGGAGTTGATTCACCACTTCAAACTGTTCACCGAAGGGATGCATGTTCCAGAAGGCGAAGCGTATGCCGCTGTTGAACATCCAAAGGGGGAGTTTGGGGTGTATGCGATTTCCGACGGTGCAAACAAGCCTTACCGTGTGAAGCTTCGCGCGCCGGGATTCGCGCATTTGGCCGCGATGGATGCTATTGCCCGTGGCCACATGATTGCGGACGTTGTCGCGATTATTGGCACGATGGATATCGTGTTCGGCGAGATCGACCGTTAA
- a CDS encoding NADH-quinone oxidoreductase subunit J produces MEFSTFLFYMFAAVMVVAGLRVITSRNPVHAALYLVLAFFNAAGIWMVLRAEFLAIALVLVYVGAVMVLFLFVVMMLDINLERIRQGFWSYLPLGLVIAAVLVVEMAVVVGGKWFGVDAMPMPAEAAGPYSNTKSLAWLMFTDFVYPFELASFILLVAMIAAISLTLRSRPGNKAIDPAKQIAVKREDRIRIVSMPADTND; encoded by the coding sequence ATGGAATTTTCGACTTTTCTCTTCTACATGTTTGCAGCGGTAATGGTCGTGGCCGGGCTACGCGTCATTACCTCTCGCAATCCGGTACATGCAGCACTCTATCTAGTCCTAGCGTTTTTCAATGCCGCAGGGATCTGGATGGTTTTGCGCGCAGAGTTCCTTGCCATTGCATTGGTGCTCGTTTATGTCGGCGCCGTAATGGTGCTCTTCTTGTTCGTTGTGATGATGCTCGACATCAACCTCGAACGCATACGGCAGGGTTTCTGGAGTTATCTGCCGTTGGGTTTGGTGATTGCGGCTGTGTTGGTGGTTGAGATGGCGGTGGTCGTCGGCGGAAAGTGGTTTGGTGTCGATGCGATGCCGATGCCCGCTGAAGCTGCCGGTCCGTACAGCAACACCAAGTCTCTTGCATGGTTGATGTTCACTGATTTTGTGTATCCGTTCGAGCTCGCGTCATTCATTCTGCTCGTGGCAATGATTGCGGCGATTTCTTTGACGCTGCGCAGCCGGCCGGGTAACAAGGCAATTGATCCAGCCAAGCAGATCGCCGTGAAGCGCGAAGACCGCATCCGCATCGTGTCGATGCCGGCTGACACAAACGATTAA